Proteins encoded within one genomic window of Candidatus Methylacidiphilales bacterium:
- a CDS encoding HNH endonuclease domain-containing protein, whose product MNNNQVLSPIAIDLGAKNTGVYFAHYPDLDNLNKEDLKKFSSIRTFIMDKKTFSLLMKDRTARRHQKRANIRSKLAKRFFILIARQEYPELFEDDNKINENIKIAISYFLNRRGFSFASALEKLDDEDNKLLGKLPSHFVEKMLSALEKNEYSNGKEIARLIRAIVSDLNEKDLNLLEFVKYRTNSPNEYSELQKLLRVPIDEFKKELRKEIAGLDKINEDKKRKKLIADKKKKITEEFTTRFGILRFNDSEPKLPNDENGDPDYSISEESIPDDINNTNERLNHYYKWVLYYLFEIINETGNYHRKDYFENCRKDYESANNDTSIGKCIRQLREKIGDNRKIEFQNLLFNISNFQLRLFRKFFNNKEHQTGDKWEPERLDKIFIRYIRSWHVDAQKDGADKLKIRKDILSNFHSLILTHGSRTITFLKNTTPTDTIPPYEDQNNRNIPNCQSLLINLDYFSNKKQFKYFNEWYEILTTKKFAANLDSKMDLSLSVEINNTLSSYDNYLKRTQSKTHSINTYLNKIIKDTKSRKLAFVLDSIRTLHKGKKKDAVEYLLSHIEQNSNNNEIKIGFSDFIYQYYWAIDNSKNTKVNQLKYTVNKNENPDPNIQKNFPKYIKNYFKQNSILLECEGKTPSKNNTFIESICNILLILKSDIKEDLINDKNKINELQNKLIDGLKSKKISRSSVYSHLEKCAKAQKDYKNILNEKLKEIKNKEDTIDKEDKPLKNISDNIEIATDEIINVANTTFQINKHLIDRTKINNIYTHAQLFSFLDDRKGYSTICRYCVEDNLIRLTKINNTEKRITHRLSASSVRIIDGVVEKYLGHLARIIANSKWQQIKSYNLEKGATVNIPVFIEENKFDFEVNLSIYKGKNSKKVKKSKIYSLEDRIKDTNIDICPYTGKKINNMGELDHILPRSYTTKYFKQVFNSDANLIYVSQEGNRDKEDRLYKLSNLNTNYLKVVFPDCKDTDEISNKIIANIPKILKDYSNFANLNSTDQHILRHSLFLPENHPMRKRVIEEVLMTHNKTKVNGTQGYFCKLLRDELIQRNNGEFNLDFYFQRIPALEVSYYRKTLSKEEQKQEKQPPYSHCIDAMLIFTTGMLNIFDSYSDSNKIENLVPIQQSWKLANVLLSLLTSKSNKNIQDTKQLLHSIYSLIKVNESDHSVIPIERSTRDTINVSHRKLYEDNFYALRIYPLWLGCKKQKKESEIILSYGFNEKTISDLSVKNKKLILKYLYLLSEDSVTKLRNCGISDELMSKKLSDIELIAVENKLQNYFSTSNQKLFWLNIDRAKFLEFYKDNNIYLNKESDKDEDVVYYKVVSNELTYKTTRESLYNIFYDEKGNFNKKKLSKEHIKESTNDPNVEKILLKIYDNLIKSANPDLFADDLKGKNRDIEILKEIFQKPRIELNHRSYKQKLSIPINSKDGAYITYRKGWDNSKVIQISKKSNNVPQKKYYIDTSKLKEQTNDIYNTKNNKSIDVNDIISKHAIEIKKGTEINIKKLLIDFSKYSNFLKTLDNIIIIQITNRLDLELLFKQNVKIDDILKKSIHTLFDIRNIAEEIKKNDDKDVEDRVSEKTIVDKHLLFYSNVNSNSVIMTVKGCRKFMGKSFKKLLPNYILNNN is encoded by the coding sequence ATGAATAATAACCAAGTTCTATCACCAATTGCGATTGACCTAGGCGCAAAAAACACTGGTGTTTATTTTGCTCATTACCCTGATTTAGATAACCTAAATAAAGAAGATCTAAAAAAATTTAGTTCAATTAGAACATTTATTATGGACAAAAAAACCTTTAGCTTGCTAATGAAGGATAGGACTGCCAGAAGACATCAAAAGAGAGCAAATATCAGAAGTAAATTAGCAAAAAGATTTTTTATTTTGATTGCACGGCAGGAGTACCCTGAGTTATTTGAGGATGATAATAAAATAAATGAAAATATTAAAATTGCCATTAGTTATTTTCTTAATCGCCGTGGCTTTTCTTTTGCTTCTGCATTAGAAAAATTAGATGATGAAGACAATAAACTTCTTGGAAAGCTACCTTCTCATTTTGTTGAAAAAATGTTATCAGCATTAGAAAAAAATGAGTACAGTAATGGTAAGGAAATAGCTCGGCTCATAAGAGCAATAGTTAGTGATCTGAATGAAAAAGATTTAAATTTATTAGAATTTGTAAAGTATAGAACTAATTCTCCAAATGAGTACTCTGAACTCCAGAAATTACTAAGAGTACCTATTGATGAATTTAAGAAAGAGTTAAGAAAGGAGATAGCTGGGCTAGATAAAATAAATGAAGATAAAAAAAGAAAAAAATTAATTGCTGATAAAAAGAAAAAAATAACTGAAGAATTTACTACAAGATTTGGAATATTGAGATTTAATGACTCTGAGCCTAAACTCCCAAACGACGAAAATGGGGATCCTGATTACAGTATTTCTGAAGAAAGTATACCAGATGATATTAATAATACAAACGAACGACTTAATCATTATTACAAATGGGTACTTTATTATTTATTTGAAATTATTAATGAAACTGGCAATTATCATAGAAAAGATTATTTTGAAAATTGCAGAAAAGACTATGAGTCTGCTAATAACGACACATCGATTGGGAAATGTATTCGTCAATTGAGAGAAAAAATAGGTGACAACAGAAAGATTGAGTTTCAAAATTTATTATTTAATATTTCAAACTTTCAGTTGAGATTATTTAGAAAGTTTTTTAATAATAAAGAGCATCAGACTGGTGATAAGTGGGAGCCTGAAAGATTAGATAAAATATTTATAAGGTATATCCGTTCTTGGCATGTTGATGCTCAAAAAGATGGAGCAGATAAATTAAAAATACGCAAGGATATATTAAGTAATTTTCATTCGCTAATATTAACCCATGGATCAAGAACAATTACTTTTTTAAAAAACACTACCCCAACCGATACTATCCCTCCCTATGAAGACCAAAACAATAGAAATATACCAAATTGTCAAAGTTTATTAATTAATCTCGATTATTTTAGTAACAAAAAACAATTCAAGTATTTTAATGAGTGGTATGAGATACTCACCACTAAGAAATTTGCAGCTAATCTAGATTCAAAAATGGATTTATCGCTATCTGTGGAAATTAATAATACCCTTTCCAGTTATGATAATTATCTAAAAAGAACGCAATCCAAAACGCATTCAATTAACACCTATTTAAATAAAATAATTAAGGATACGAAATCAAGAAAACTTGCATTTGTACTTGATAGTATTAGAACTCTACACAAAGGAAAGAAAAAGGATGCTGTTGAATATTTACTTTCACATATAGAACAAAATTCAAATAATAATGAAATTAAAATAGGATTCAGTGATTTTATTTATCAATATTATTGGGCTATTGATAATTCTAAAAATACTAAAGTCAACCAGCTTAAATATACTGTGAATAAAAATGAAAATCCAGATCCTAATATTCAAAAGAATTTCCCAAAATACATAAAAAATTATTTCAAACAAAATTCCATACTATTAGAGTGTGAAGGCAAAACTCCTTCCAAAAACAATACCTTTATAGAGAGTATCTGTAACATTTTATTAATTCTAAAATCTGATATAAAAGAAGATTTAATAAATGATAAAAATAAAATTAATGAACTCCAAAATAAATTAATAGATGGATTAAAAAGTAAAAAAATATCAAGAAGTAGTGTATATTCACATTTAGAAAAATGTGCTAAAGCTCAGAAAGATTATAAAAATATACTAAATGAAAAACTGAAAGAGATAAAAAATAAAGAAGATACTATTGATAAAGAAGACAAACCATTAAAAAATATTTCTGATAACATTGAAATTGCAACAGACGAAATTATTAATGTAGCAAATACTACCTTTCAAATTAATAAACACTTGATAGATAGAACTAAAATTAATAATATTTATACCCATGCACAACTCTTTTCTTTTTTAGATGATAGGAAGGGGTATTCTACAATTTGCAGATATTGTGTAGAAGATAATTTAATTAGACTAACTAAAATAAATAATACTGAGAAAAGAATTACACATAGGTTAAGCGCATCCTCAGTAAGGATTATTGATGGAGTTGTAGAAAAATATCTAGGTCATCTAGCTAGAATTATTGCAAATTCAAAATGGCAACAAATCAAATCTTACAATTTAGAAAAAGGCGCAACTGTAAATATTCCTGTTTTTATAGAAGAAAATAAATTTGATTTTGAAGTTAATTTATCTATATATAAAGGTAAAAATAGTAAAAAAGTCAAGAAAAGTAAAATATATTCGCTTGAAGATAGAATCAAGGACACAAATATTGATATCTGTCCATACACTGGCAAAAAGATCAATAATATGGGTGAGTTAGATCATATATTACCCAGAAGTTATACGACAAAATATTTTAAACAAGTGTTTAATTCCGATGCTAATTTAATTTATGTCTCACAAGAAGGTAATAGAGATAAAGAAGATAGGTTATATAAATTAAGCAATTTGAACACTAATTACCTTAAAGTGGTTTTTCCTGATTGTAAAGACACAGATGAAATAAGTAATAAAATTATTGCGAATATCCCAAAAATATTAAAAGACTATAGTAATTTTGCAAATTTAAATAGTACTGATCAACATATTTTAAGACATTCATTATTCCTCCCAGAAAATCATCCTATGAGAAAACGAGTTATTGAAGAAGTCCTAATGACACATAATAAAACTAAAGTAAATGGTACCCAGGGTTACTTTTGTAAGCTGTTGAGGGATGAGCTTATTCAAAGAAACAATGGGGAGTTTAATTTAGATTTTTACTTTCAAAGAATTCCTGCATTAGAGGTCTCTTATTATAGAAAAACACTATCTAAGGAAGAGCAAAAACAAGAAAAGCAGCCACCCTATTCGCATTGTATTGATGCTATGCTCATTTTTACTACTGGTATGCTGAATATTTTTGATAGTTATTCTGATTCAAACAAGATTGAAAACTTAGTACCAATCCAGCAATCATGGAAATTAGCTAATGTACTACTTTCTTTATTGACAAGTAAAAGCAATAAAAATATTCAAGACACAAAACAACTACTACATAGTATTTATTCATTAATTAAAGTAAATGAATCAGATCATAGTGTAATTCCAATAGAAAGAAGCACAAGGGATACCATAAACGTATCGCATAGAAAATTATACGAAGACAATTTTTATGCACTTCGAATTTATCCATTATGGTTAGGATGCAAAAAACAAAAGAAAGAATCAGAAATTATTTTATCTTACGGTTTTAATGAAAAAACCATAAGCGATCTTTCGGTAAAAAATAAAAAATTAATATTAAAATATTTATACTTACTATCTGAAGATTCTGTTACCAAGTTACGAAACTGTGGAATTAGTGATGAACTAATGTCTAAAAAACTTAGTGATATTGAGTTGATAGCCGTAGAAAATAAACTGCAAAACTATTTTAGTACTTCTAACCAAAAACTATTCTGGTTAAATATTGATCGTGCAAAATTCTTGGAGTTTTATAAAGATAATAATATTTATCTAAATAAAGAGTCTGATAAGGATGAAGATGTCGTTTATTATAAGGTTGTTTCAAACGAATTAACCTATAAAACAACGCGAGAATCTTTATACAATATTTTCTATGATGAAAAAGGTAATTTTAATAAAAAGAAATTATCCAAAGAACATATTAAGGAATCGACCAACGATCCTAATGTTGAAAAAATATTACTTAAGATTTATGATAATTTGATTAAAAGTGCAAACCCAGATCTCTTTGCAGATGATTTAAAGGGTAAAAATCGAGACATTGAAATACTAAAAGAAATTTTCCAAAAGCCTAGAATTGAATTAAATCATAGGTCATATAAACAAAAATTATCTATACCGATTAATTCTAAAGATGGAGCATACATTACCTATAGAAAAGGTTGGGATAACTCAAAAGTAATTCAAATCTCTAAAAAATCTAATAATGTACCGCAAAAAAAATACTACATAGATACTTCAAAATTAAAAGAACAAACAAATGATATTTATAATACCAAAAATAATAAAAGTATAGATGTAAATGATATTATTTCTAAACATGCTATTGAAATTAAAAAAGGCACCGAAATTAATATAAAAAAGTTGTTAATAGACTTCAGTAAATATTCTAATTTTCTTAAGACTTTAGATAATATTATAATTATTCAGATTACCAATAGATTGGATTTAGAATTATTATTTAAGCAAAATGTAAAAATAGATGACATACTTAAAAAGTCTATCCATACTTTATTTGATATTCGTAATATAGCTGAAGAAATAAAAAAGAATGATGATAAGGATGTAGAAGATAGAGTTTCTGAAAAGACAATTGTTGATAAACATTTGTTATTTTATTCAAATGTAAATAGTAATTCAGTAATCATGACAGTGAAAGGCTGTAGAAAATTTATGGGTAAAAGTTTTAAAAAATTATTACCCAATTATATTTTAAATAACAACTGA
- a CDS encoding DUF4437 domain-containing protein: protein MTRPHIEPFCDRDIPFRNMTLAGFGRGLKYKTLSLDPETGACSLTVMMPGGYRQPPGLSYSELEIMVVEGSMVVGGRTVGRGHYFFVPAGYAMPAISTQSGCLLLYMYNTGIPSFEASSEHHALCAVSRYHDVDSYNDIPWAAGNIAKPSVASGCMIKLLNYNPESLAMTFLYCMTPHFWQDNISYHDCAEESYHLWGTSWMMQFGDVPTGGYFWRPAYINHGAFASELGCIALGRVDSKLFNHFHYNPWSTPKENRERSAARVMKRDPLLYKWIVSYGHNHPHGPSDFEDTMVRQGHLHFHGQLPHKH, encoded by the coding sequence ATGACCCGTCCGCATATTGAGCCGTTTTGTGATCGTGATATTCCGTTTAGGAATATGACATTGGCTGGTTTTGGTCGTGGTTTGAAGTACAAAACTCTAAGTTTAGATCCTGAAACAGGCGCTTGTTCGCTGACTGTTATGATGCCTGGCGGCTATCGTCAGCCACCTGGTTTGAGCTATAGCGAACTTGAGATTATGGTTGTTGAAGGTTCGATGGTTGTTGGTGGTCGTACGGTTGGTCGTGGCCATTATTTCTTCGTGCCTGCTGGGTACGCTATGCCTGCGATAAGCACTCAATCGGGTTGCTTGTTGTTGTATATGTATAATACTGGTATTCCTAGTTTTGAGGCAAGTAGTGAGCACCACGCGCTATGTGCTGTGTCTCGTTATCACGATGTTGATAGTTATAATGATATACCTTGGGCTGCTGGGAATATTGCCAAGCCTTCCGTTGCTTCTGGTTGTATGATTAAGTTGTTGAATTATAATCCTGAATCATTAGCCATGACATTTTTGTATTGTATGACACCGCACTTCTGGCAGGATAATATCTCTTACCATGATTGTGCTGAAGAGTCATATCATCTATGGGGTACTTCATGGATGATGCAGTTTGGTGATGTGCCGACTGGAGGATATTTCTGGAGACCTGCTTATATTAATCATGGAGCGTTTGCTAGTGAGTTGGGTTGTATAGCATTGGGTAGGGTAGATTCCAAATTATTTAATCATTTTCATTATAATCCTTGGAGTACTCCAAAAGAAAACCGAGAACGATCTGCGGCTCGAGTTATGAAACGAGATCCCTTGTTATATAAATGGATAGTTAGTTATGGGCATAATCATCCACATGGACCAAGCGATTTTGAGGATACCATGGTTCGTCAAGGTCATCTTCATTTTCATGGACAGCTTCCTCATAAACATTAA
- a CDS encoding AMP-binding protein translates to MPTCLWSRFSVLVEQFPENDAFFIDGKEHITYSKLQYRVVRLARFLQEKGVATTSKVLLQCESPVSMTSLILACDLLGAKVMIGSLSHGVHGLDACLKTYKPNVVIHDSLKINRVLGERVVKQATGTTIEWLDTANYWGMLEPFSPLDFSDHIERSSSIQFISNKSNDSEVFMFEAEIEQLIANAGRVCEFYNINPLTRIFHTMDWNSRVGLFVLFHGFCLTGATAIISTDFSYRDKIKQITHADLYLDNALHITELIEDELIQNLKIERIPETFICVCGRLALSYQMRFYREFKTKIFISFGKSNFGFIATTTLHDDKPSLLTFTKVLSEYEFKFNPIDNPPVRDEWSPHSRTIGELIMVDKDTKKETASGIIATVIGTTLHCYGSLQNLPELHQLRISEIDLENYIMLMPSIVNCIVIMVPHPHHGAVPIALVIFSSELETFNSDLLRGVMYGKITCYKIPKKFIQLPSFRYDKWGEVDRLFYQSHYSDLYQHLVG, encoded by the coding sequence ATGCCGACCTGTCTGTGGTCTAGATTTAGTGTTCTTGTAGAGCAATTTCCAGAAAACGATGCTTTTTTTATTGATGGAAAAGAGCATATCACCTATAGTAAATTACAATACCGTGTTGTTCGCTTAGCTCGCTTTTTGCAAGAAAAGGGAGTGGCGACGACGAGTAAGGTGTTGCTACAATGTGAGAGCCCAGTATCTATGACTTCATTAATACTCGCATGTGATCTGCTCGGTGCAAAGGTTATGATTGGTAGCTTATCCCATGGTGTGCATGGGCTAGATGCTTGTTTAAAAACTTACAAACCTAATGTCGTTATCCATGATAGTCTGAAAATCAATCGAGTACTGGGTGAGCGAGTTGTTAAACAGGCCACTGGAACTACGATTGAGTGGTTAGATACTGCCAACTATTGGGGGATGCTTGAACCATTTTCTCCTTTAGATTTTTCTGACCACATTGAACGATCCTCGAGCATACAGTTTATTTCTAATAAATCAAATGATTCAGAAGTATTTATGTTTGAGGCTGAGATTGAGCAGTTGATTGCCAACGCTGGGCGAGTGTGTGAATTTTATAATATCAATCCATTAACTAGAATATTTCATACGATGGATTGGAATTCTCGGGTCGGATTGTTTGTGCTTTTTCATGGTTTTTGTTTAACTGGCGCAACTGCAATTATTTCTACTGATTTTTCTTATCGTGATAAAATTAAACAGATAACCCATGCCGACCTGTATCTGGATAACGCACTGCACATCACTGAGCTGATTGAAGACGAATTAATCCAAAACTTAAAAATAGAAAGAATTCCTGAAACATTTATATGTGTTTGCGGTCGACTCGCTTTAAGCTATCAGATGAGATTCTATCGTGAATTTAAAACAAAAATATTTATTTCTTTTGGTAAAAGTAACTTCGGCTTTATTGCAACCACAACGTTACATGATGATAAACCTTCCTTGCTGACTTTTACTAAAGTCCTCTCCGAGTATGAATTTAAATTTAATCCTATTGATAATCCTCCCGTTCGAGATGAGTGGAGTCCCCATAGTAGAACCATTGGTGAGCTAATCATGGTTGATAAAGACACAAAAAAAGAAACAGCATCAGGCATTATCGCTACTGTAATTGGCACCACACTGCATTGTTATGGTAGTTTACAAAATTTGCCCGAACTACATCAATTACGCATTAGTGAAATTGATTTAGAAAACTACATTATGTTGATGCCTTCCATTGTTAATTGCATAGTAATTATGGTACCCCATCCGCACCATGGCGCTGTTCCAATTGCGTTAGTGATATTTTCCTCAGAATTAGAAACTTTTAATTCTGATTTACTCCGAGGGGTAATGTATGGAAAAATTACTTGTTATAAAATTCCAAAGAAATTTATTCAATTACCTAGTTTTCGTTATGATAAATGGGGAGAAGTGGATAGATTGTTTTACCAAAGCCATTACTCAGATCTATATCAACACCTAGTTGGTTAA
- the folK gene encoding 2-amino-4-hydroxy-6-hydroxymethyldihydropteridine diphosphokinase — translation MKCAIGLGSNWHYPLVQIIKALTILRQDHAFKLITHSSLYQSFPSECYLPQPEYLNIVVIGDSVLEAPCLLQSLQAIERRLGRTPARTIQSYYPRVIDCDLLWMEHYQSTSVELTLPHPGIVKRDFVYYPFCELLPNQLIDGDAPLKLSTTRIISPNPIGF, via the coding sequence GTGAAGTGTGCAATCGGCCTGGGAAGTAATTGGCATTACCCTCTGGTACAAATCATTAAAGCATTGACCATACTTCGCCAGGATCATGCATTTAAGCTCATTACTCATTCCTCGTTGTATCAAAGTTTTCCAAGCGAGTGTTATCTCCCCCAGCCCGAGTATCTTAATATTGTAGTCATTGGCGATAGTGTATTAGAGGCACCATGCCTCTTACAGTCTTTGCAGGCGATTGAGCGAAGGCTAGGTAGGACACCAGCCAGAACAATACAATCATACTATCCTCGCGTTATTGACTGCGATTTGCTTTGGATGGAGCATTATCAAAGTACCAGCGTAGAGTTAACCTTACCTCATCCAGGTATAGTTAAACGAGATTTTGTCTATTATCCTTTCTGTGAATTGTTACCAAATCAATTAATTGACGGTGACGCACCGTTAAAACTATCAACCACTAGAATCATTAGCCCAAACCCTATTGGTTTTTAA
- a CDS encoding aldehyde dehydrogenase family protein, translating to MQFTATTIPEVQHIVHSVRKAQPAWASSEIETRVATLQAFKQAIQSVESELFEAMCEDCKRIGLSKLELFLLYQRIDHWCARAPMLCKLQETGISQVQPSVTYQQVYHPYPVVGCISPWNYPLTLSFADAIPALLAGCSVVLKPSEITPRFATPIRKAIHQVPSLQNIFAIVLGDGEVGKALIDEVDLICFTGSVTTGRKVAVQAASRLIPAIVELGGKDPLLVCEDVDIEVAARVIIRSSCAGSGQACQSIERVYIHHSIFQKVLEEIKKQIQDITSTATDPQNGTQTPFIHHPQATIVKEQIDEAIGQGAIPYSVGEWQESKGYHWCPITILTNVNHSMRIMQEETFGPVIPLMPFKSDEEAIALANDSEFGLSAAVLCNDQARAIAIAKQIKAGAISIHDAGLTTTLYDVEKNSFAQSGLGASRMGDVGLTRFFRKQALLFQTKPPIPLTMFKNQ from the coding sequence ATGCAATTTACTGCTACTACCATACCAGAAGTACAACATATAGTGCATAGTGTTAGGAAAGCACAACCAGCCTGGGCCTCTAGTGAAATTGAAACGAGGGTTGCAACATTACAAGCTTTTAAACAAGCAATACAATCAGTAGAATCTGAGCTCTTTGAAGCCATGTGTGAAGATTGTAAGCGTATTGGATTAAGCAAATTAGAATTATTTTTACTCTACCAGAGAATAGATCATTGGTGCGCCAGAGCTCCAATGCTATGTAAACTTCAAGAAACCGGTATATCTCAAGTCCAACCATCGGTAACCTATCAACAGGTCTATCATCCCTATCCAGTCGTTGGTTGCATCAGCCCATGGAATTATCCACTTACGCTTTCTTTCGCTGATGCTATACCAGCACTTCTTGCCGGATGTAGTGTGGTATTAAAACCAAGTGAAATCACTCCTCGTTTCGCCACCCCAATACGCAAAGCAATTCATCAAGTTCCTTCTTTACAGAACATTTTTGCCATTGTGCTAGGCGATGGTGAAGTAGGAAAAGCGCTCATCGATGAAGTAGATTTAATTTGCTTTACCGGAAGTGTAACCACCGGCAGAAAAGTAGCAGTGCAAGCCGCCTCTCGCCTTATTCCAGCAATAGTAGAGTTGGGAGGTAAAGATCCATTACTGGTATGTGAAGATGTTGACATAGAAGTTGCGGCTCGTGTCATTATTAGATCTAGCTGCGCAGGAAGTGGTCAAGCCTGCCAATCTATTGAACGAGTCTATATTCACCATTCAATTTTCCAGAAGGTATTAGAAGAAATAAAAAAGCAAATCCAAGATATCACCTCTACCGCAACTGATCCACAGAACGGCACCCAAACTCCATTTATTCATCATCCTCAAGCGACTATTGTAAAAGAGCAGATTGATGAAGCTATTGGACAAGGAGCTATTCCATATAGCGTAGGTGAATGGCAAGAATCTAAAGGCTACCATTGGTGCCCTATCACCATCCTTACTAATGTAAACCATTCCATGCGAATTATGCAAGAAGAAACCTTCGGTCCGGTAATTCCACTCATGCCTTTTAAGAGCGACGAGGAAGCAATCGCCTTGGCTAACGATTCGGAGTTTGGCCTCTCAGCTGCTGTGCTTTGCAACGATCAAGCACGAGCTATAGCTATTGCAAAACAAATTAAAGCCGGTGCGATAAGCATTCATGATGCTGGATTAACCACTACACTCTATGATGTAGAAAAAAATTCTTTTGCTCAGTCAGGATTAGGGGCGTCACGCATGGGGGATGTCGGGCTAACGAGATTCTTTCGCAAACAAGCCTTGCTCTTTCAAACCAAACCACCTATACCTCTGACGATGTTTAAAAACCAATAG
- the panB gene encoding 3-methyl-2-oxobutanoate hydroxymethyltransferase has translation MRLTIHDINQLKKAKKKIVCATSYDASFAQILDSHVDIQLVGDSLGMVVQGHQDTIAVSLEEMVYHTKCVVRGSKKSMVMADTPFLSCRNVEQTFITAHALLAEGATILKIEHASIQPMLIQSLSEQGIAVCAHIGLRPQHILKKGVYQYEGVTSESSAQLFEYAKHLEMVGACMILLECVPAKLALDITNALQIPVIGIGSGKDCDGQILVTYDIIGLSAKAPSFSKNYLSTTTGISQALSNYAREVREGSFPDQSHIKY, from the coding sequence ATGCGTTTAACCATTCACGATATCAATCAGCTTAAAAAAGCCAAGAAAAAAATAGTCTGCGCTACTAGCTATGATGCTAGTTTTGCACAGATACTTGATAGTCATGTGGATATTCAGTTGGTAGGTGATTCTTTGGGCATGGTTGTGCAGGGTCATCAGGATACCATAGCAGTTTCTCTTGAAGAGATGGTCTATCATACTAAATGCGTGGTACGGGGTTCAAAAAAATCAATGGTTATGGCTGACACACCCTTTCTTAGCTGTCGTAATGTAGAACAAACCTTTATTACTGCACATGCTCTTCTGGCTGAAGGTGCTACAATTTTAAAAATAGAGCATGCTTCAATACAACCGATGCTTATTCAATCGTTAAGTGAGCAGGGTATTGCGGTTTGCGCTCATATTGGATTACGACCGCAGCATATTCTTAAAAAAGGGGTTTATCAATACGAGGGTGTTACTTCGGAAAGTAGTGCGCAGTTGTTTGAATACGCTAAACATTTAGAGATGGTTGGCGCTTGTATGATTTTATTAGAATGTGTACCAGCAAAACTTGCACTAGATATCACTAATGCGTTGCAAATTCCAGTAATTGGAATTGGTTCTGGGAAAGATTGTGACGGTCAAATTTTAGTCACGTACGATATCATTGGGTTATCTGCCAAGGCTCCTTCTTTTTCTAAAAATTATCTTAGCACCACTACAGGGATCTCACAAGCGTTGAGTAACTATGCTCGAGAGGTGCGCGAGGGTAGTTTTCCTGATCAAAGCCACATTAAGTACTAA
- the panC gene encoding pantoate--beta-alanine ligase has translation MAEVLRSCALLRAWRDKQKSVVLVPTMGNLHQGHLSLCQQAKKYSGNLVVSIFVNPTQFERSDQYRSYPRTLDADLALLSTVLDETDVVFVPDEKEMYPHSKEIESQKIEINVGGIGQVLEGAFRAGHFSGVATIILKLFHVVSPHRALFGKKDYQQLRVIERLCAELLIPVTIVGAETVRAESGLALSSRNQFLSEQESSIAPLFYATLKKLANVMQQDGDKASTIAESIKSLNAKNISVDYLELWDQQLMRRFDDGDSLAGTNGFVLLGACRMEKVRLLDAYEFNLH, from the coding sequence ATGGCGGAGGTATTAAGGTCCTGTGCACTCCTACGCGCTTGGAGAGATAAACAAAAATCAGTGGTGCTTGTTCCTACCATGGGCAATCTGCATCAGGGTCATCTATCGTTATGTCAGCAGGCAAAAAAATATTCTGGAAACCTTGTAGTATCAATTTTTGTTAACCCTACCCAGTTTGAGCGCTCTGATCAATATAGAAGCTATCCGAGAACACTGGATGCTGACCTAGCATTGTTATCAACCGTTCTTGACGAGACAGATGTTGTATTTGTGCCCGATGAAAAAGAAATGTACCCTCATAGTAAAGAAATTGAATCACAAAAAATTGAAATTAATGTTGGTGGGATCGGGCAAGTACTTGAAGGGGCTTTTCGTGCTGGGCATTTTTCTGGGGTTGCAACTATAATTCTTAAATTATTTCATGTGGTTTCTCCTCACCGTGCATTATTTGGTAAAAAAGATTACCAACAGCTCCGCGTGATAGAGCGACTCTGTGCAGAGCTACTAATACCAGTGACTATCGTTGGAGCTGAAACCGTTCGCGCTGAGTCTGGTCTGGCGCTTAGTTCTAGAAATCAGTTTTTAAGTGAACAGGAATCCAGTATCGCCCCGCTGTTTTACGCTACATTAAAAAAACTTGCTAATGTAATGCAGCAAGATGGCGACAAGGCAAGCACTATTGCTGAATCTATTAAAAGCCTTAATGCAAAAAACATTAGCGTTGATTATTTAGAATTATGGGATCAGCAATTGATGAGGCGTTTTGACGATGGAGACTCGCTTGCTGGGACAAATGGCTTTGTCTTACTTGGTGCTTGCAGAATGGAGAAGGTTAGATTGCTTGATGCCTATGAATTTAATTTACATTAA